In Phragmitibacter flavus, a single genomic region encodes these proteins:
- a CDS encoding SGNH/GDSL hydrolase family protein, which yields MMKLRFLPLWCLLGCLELTAAPPEADRIVVLGDSITASGQYLEYLETILMVQTAKRYEFLNLGLSSETVSGLSEPGHAAGKFPRPGLHERLQRVLDKTKPDLVLACYGMNDGIYFPLKQTRFDRFTTGIEQLRSKAKAAAADVIHLTPPVFDPLPIKDKVMPAGLNAYPRPFEGYNRVLDRYSEWLVGRRSAGWKVIDVHGPMNAALAEQRKANAEFTFATDGVHPTKEGHWIISQAILDAWDVKHDWVLEDLVEPQGRLAALYKLVGDRQKVLKSAWLEACGHKRPGVAKGLPLEEAKTKAEEISKSLVALLESSGGFTKKEEVGKPAMEEKAGTTAKPGLFPGTRSVWQGYDRYDFDWQGITATIVAPKEAAAGKPWVWHGEFFGHKPDPDAALLGKGFHIVFLKMNDTLGCPATVKTWTEFYQHLTKQYRFSKKPALVGLSRGGLYCYNWAIANPGKVSCIYADAPVCDFKSWPGGKGEGPGDPRNWALVLKLWNFKDEAEALAYKGNPVDALAPLAKNKVPLLHVFGDADEVVPAEENTLLLAERYRKLGGTIELIAKAGGKHHPHGLQDSAPIVNFIARHAK from the coding sequence ATGATGAAGCTGCGTTTTTTGCCTCTTTGGTGTTTATTGGGCTGCCTGGAATTGACCGCGGCACCTCCCGAGGCTGATCGCATCGTCGTGTTGGGAGACAGCATCACTGCCTCGGGGCAGTATCTGGAGTATCTGGAAACGATCCTTATGGTTCAGACAGCGAAACGTTACGAGTTCCTGAATTTGGGACTGAGCAGCGAGACGGTTTCCGGATTGTCGGAGCCGGGGCATGCTGCCGGGAAATTTCCCCGACCCGGCTTGCATGAGCGTCTGCAACGGGTGTTGGACAAAACCAAACCGGACTTGGTTCTCGCCTGCTACGGCATGAACGATGGGATCTATTTTCCGCTGAAACAGACACGGTTTGACCGGTTCACGACGGGCATTGAGCAATTGCGGTCGAAGGCAAAAGCGGCGGCGGCTGACGTGATCCATCTCACCCCGCCGGTTTTTGATCCTTTGCCGATCAAGGACAAGGTGATGCCGGCAGGCTTGAATGCTTATCCGCGCCCGTTTGAGGGCTACAACCGGGTGTTGGATCGTTACAGCGAATGGCTGGTGGGCAGACGATCGGCAGGCTGGAAGGTGATTGATGTGCATGGTCCGATGAACGCCGCCCTCGCTGAGCAACGGAAAGCCAACGCGGAGTTCACTTTCGCCACCGATGGGGTGCATCCCACCAAGGAAGGGCATTGGATCATCAGCCAGGCAATTCTGGATGCCTGGGACGTCAAACACGACTGGGTTTTGGAAGATTTGGTGGAGCCTCAGGGCAGGCTGGCGGCTCTCTACAAGCTGGTGGGGGATCGCCAAAAAGTGTTGAAGTCGGCGTGGTTGGAAGCCTGTGGACACAAGCGTCCGGGCGTTGCCAAAGGACTGCCGTTGGAGGAGGCGAAGACGAAGGCGGAGGAGATCAGCAAATCTCTTGTCGCGCTTTTGGAATCGAGTGGAGGATTCACGAAAAAGGAAGAGGTCGGTAAACCCGCGATGGAGGAGAAAGCGGGGACAACCGCCAAACCCGGATTGTTTCCTGGCACGCGCAGCGTCTGGCAGGGGTATGACCGGTATGATTTTGACTGGCAGGGCATCACCGCGACGATTGTTGCGCCGAAGGAGGCGGCGGCGGGCAAACCGTGGGTCTGGCATGGGGAGTTTTTCGGACACAAACCCGATCCCGATGCGGCGCTTTTGGGCAAGGGGTTTCACATCGTGTTTTTGAAGATGAACGACACGCTTGGTTGTCCTGCGACGGTGAAAACTTGGACGGAATTTTATCAACATTTGACCAAACAATACCGGTTCAGCAAAAAGCCCGCGCTGGTAGGATTGAGTCGGGGTGGATTGTATTGTTACAACTGGGCCATTGCCAATCCGGGCAAGGTTTCGTGCATCTATGCGGATGCGCCGGTGTGTGATTTCAAAAGCTGGCCTGGTGGCAAAGGCGAAGGTCCGGGCGATCCACGCAACTGGGCGCTGGTGCTGAAATTGTGGAATTTCAAAGACGAGGCGGAGGCGCTTGCCTACAAAGGGAATCCGGTGGATGCGCTGGCGCCGCTGGCGAAAAACAAGGTGCCGTTGTTGCATGTATTTGGCGATGCAGATGAGGTGGTGCCCGCAGAGGAG